Below is a genomic region from Pleuronectes platessa chromosome 2, fPlePla1.1, whole genome shotgun sequence.
aaacacacagacacagcagacTCCTCTGCAGAGATAATGACCTTTAGGAGAATAGCTGGTAATCTATTATTGAAGTATTTGGAAAATAAGTTCACATATTATCACAATGGCTTTTTTCAAGTAACTGCCTTAATTCCTCACAAATGTTTGAGTTGTATAGAAAATTTTGACCTACCTTTGTCAGTGTAAAGGTCGACCTCCACAGTTGGGTTTCCACGAGAATCAAAGATCTCTCGAGCGTGGATCTTGACAATAGACATCTTGCAGGACCTTGAGATGAGACAGACAAGTTGAACTTATTCAGAGACTCCCTGGTAAAACGTGCATGGTCATGAATGTCAACTCGGGTTTCAGATAAAAGAATAATGCAatcttaaatgtaaaagaaaatgttgcCATTACTGAAAAACGTCTGCTGTACCGATTCACCGCTCTCTTGTCCTTGGAGGTTACTCACAAAGATATCCTGACCGAGCGGCGAGCTTAGAGTCCTACCAGGAATGCTACTGCCCTAATTGGATTAGACTCTTCATCTGATTAATCACATGACAGTGTAAGTGCAGAAATGGATGTGACAAAGGAAGGTTGAGCTTACAGTTACTACTAGTTTCCGGTGCTACAGTACAATTTATCTATTAGCACGGAGTCACTACTGAATTTCTACCATGACAAAATCCCTGCTATTAACCACAGGATGTGTGACCTCCAGGAACTCCTTCCCTTTGTTTGTCAGATATACACAGCAACGTAAATTAGCCTAAATATTTGAGATTTGATACTTCTTACCCAATATCCAAgaatcaaaaactaaaaaatgccTTAGGCCTTAATGAATTTGGAGAAGTATGAAGTCACATAAAACAGCTAAAGCTAGAGCCTTTTTTGGTTCAATTGTTGAATGTCTGTGGGATCACATAGAATAACCATGACGCTTTAGGCAGCCAGTAAACTAAGATGCGGGTGTTGTCTTCTTTCAGGTTGTGTGTGAGGGTAGGACCACAGACTACAGAGGGCTGTATAAAAACCCTGCTGTAGAACATGGCAAATTGGGAATTTCAAATTCAATGTTCCAAATTCACTTCTGCTTACTACAAGTATTAGAGGCACACAGTTAAAGAGGCATACTAAACAAATCTAAGTGCCATCTCCCATTCCCCTTCAAAGCAAGGTGCTGATTTGTTACAGTCTAAAGAATTTGGTGTAAAAAAAGGACCCAGTGACTCAACATTATTTCCTGTTCCAACAGGATGCAGACAAAATCCAACATGCTCACGTAAAACACACTTaaccaaaaacatgtttatttaatcaTCGGACACCATGCGAGTCTCAATTGGAACAAATACTCCCAACTACAGGCTGTGTTTGAACTTTGGTATCTTTTGATGAAAGCCAATCCAAAAGGAAATAGttaaatattgttattaaaaaatatatgtttgcaAAGTGAACCTCGAACCAAATGATAAACACGTAATTTATAAAGGCGTTAAGCAGAATGTGAACTTTCCCAGCTTTAATACAGACTCCAAACACATCGTGTTTAACATTAGCAGGAAGCGGGTCGTGGCTCAGCTAGCTACACGGAACTGAACTCATCTGAACCCAACTTAAACTTGACCGAAACAGAACAAGAGCCTGTCGACTGAGTGGAATACACGAGAAGAAGTCATCCTTGACGTGTTTTCATCAGAACAACCCTGGAGAAGGgataaaaagagaaactctACCTTGATGTTAACCGGAGACAAGTTGAAGGTTCAAATGTCAGTGGTGACagcctgtttcttcttctgctcacaGTTATCCGGCAGCTCGAAGCTTTGTTTCTGTCCTGCTGCCCTCTACAGATTTTAATGTGAACTACATCATATGAGCACGACCACTGCACAGAGATGAAACCTGTGGTGGATGTTAAACGGTGCTTTCAActggtgttttgttttgttttgatttatttatttcaattctattcaattcaattgtatttgtatagtgccaGATCGCCAGAGGTGTTTTATTTATGCATTCATTATTGATTTTGGTTTGTATtgcatatatttatttgatctttttctCAAAAAGACACACTTTATATCTGTAGTTAAATGTATTTGGACATTATCTCACTAAacttgttcatttttttttaattagtccTTTCTGCAGAGATGTTATAAATATTTGAACGGGATTGTGTCCATTCCGTTTGTTTAAATTGTATGTTAATGTCTTAGTTTATTAACTAGTTATATCATATTGTTAAACAAAATCTTATGAGAAATCCGGTTATATTATATATCTAGACATTCTGGATGACAAGTACACCtggaatcaatcaatcaatctatcaatctatcaatctatctatctatctatctatctatctatctatcagccAATGGACAACCAAAAGCACTTGCTGTCTAATCTGCCATCCTAAAACCTAATGTGGCCCCTGTAGATAAACTGAAGGTTACCGGTAACAGTCATAATAAATCCTTGAAAGCTTCTACAACACCCTCACACGAAAGGGGGGGAGCTCAGCTTTACAGATAATGGGGCTGAGGTATAatgaaagatagatagataatctatctatctttctatctatatatccatccatccatccatccatccatctctctctctctctctctctctctatctatctatccatctatctatcactTCCCAACACAAAGTGACGCTCACATGCGGTattgtccagcagggggcagccagATATCCCTGACTTCCTACAATTTGCAAAGGAAATGAGCGGcaactgcagaagaagaaactcCCTGGGTCCTGCTGAATGAACGTGCGACACCGACACGTCGTTTTTATCTCTTTTAAACAAAACGTGTTCGTTTAGAGACGAAGTGAAAGTCTCAGTTGGAAGTGAACATGTCGGGGATACCTCCGGATACATGGCAGCCGCCCACAGTGGCTTTTGAGACAACGTGAGTGTGAAATAAGAAGTTCTGAATGCTAACATTTAGCTGGCTGGTGGTGTTagcttcacagatttgtttacaCCAGTATTTCTCTCAGGACTTTGCATCATTTGCAGCCAGTCAGAGAGTTTCTGAGTTCAGTTGTTACAGGAGACAAATGCCTCAGATCGCCTCGTCTGGAGTGTGTGAAACAAAGCAACTCGTAGATTAACACGCTGgctgtgcgttgcaggatgggGACCGTGGTGTTGGAGCTGTACTGGAAACATGCGCCAAAGACCTGCAAGAACTTCGCTGAGCTGGCCCGAAGAGGCTACTTCAACAACACCAAGTTCCACAGGATCATCAAAAACTTCATGGTGCAGGGGGGAGACCCCACAGGCACAGGTGGGTTCACATCACCGACACCGATGTATGGACTCACTATAGAGACACACTGGGCGTTGAGTCTGGGcttgttgtctttttttatctgaGCCAGGTCcactgctttttatttattctccgATACTTCCCTGGGAAtatcaatttattattattatacagatTTAAGATCAGTGTTTAAATGGCACAAACACTTTTAATTAATTGGAGTTGATCAACGTGTCACATGTtagaatgtgacatttttccaGAGGTAGTGTGCAAATCAACAATGTGGAGAATAAAGGATTTTTCATGTGGAAAATCAATGATGAATGGAACCTGCTTAAACCCATACAACTGGAAGTCTGTCTATCATTCATGCTTTATACAACATCATATACAATGGGTGGCGTGGTGGAGTAGCACTGTCGCATTACAGCTGGAAGGGTCTTGTTTCGAATCCTGATTTGGCCGGGttccttctgtgtgtgtttttgcaggaCCTTCCTCCCACAGTGCAAATACATGTAGATTGGGGGTTAGGTTAATTTGAGACTGTAAAACTATCCATAGGTTTATAATACAGTacattataaattatataaaataccTAATTCTTTTAAGAAATTCTTACCGATTTACAATTCAAATTATTCACTGGGAAATATTCATGTTACAACCTACAGTGATATTTCAGGGACGGTGTGATTCCAATCTTCGGTTGATACTTTAGGGAAAGATGAAAATGCCCTAAGCATTACAGACCAGGCACAAAGCTTGGTCTGTAAATAAATGGTTTAAGTGTTTGTGGTGAAAATTGTCTTTGTGTACTGGTATTTATTAAGAAAGAGCCTTTGCAAATCGACCCAGACCTCTGCATTATCAGTTATTAATGACTTATAATGACAGAAATGACAGTGGATGAAGCAGGTGGTTTCTCTTCATGTCAACGGGAGGGAAGGGACACCGGCTGAGCTCAGATTCCGACGGCCAGACTCCATAATCTTGTAAGAACCTCGCCCTGGAGTGGGGAggctgttacagcagcagattcaTGTCTGTGGTTTTGGGCCATGTTTTCTGTACTAACATTCTTTTAAACAGACGTCAGTGTGTCAATGTGAACTTCCTGGTCTAACACATGCTGTACTTTTGCTGTAACAGGCATTGGCTGGTTCAAGCTCCTCAAATGTGTCACGTCTGGGTTTTAAACGGAACATTTTAGCGTTTGTTGATTGAAAGAAATCTCTATTCATCATTAATTTTCCCATTCCATTTCATTGACAAATCAAAAAGTGGGTGAACGGAGTCAATAGATCCGAAGATtaattgataatgaaaataatagtcAGTAGCAGCCCTAATGTCTCTTGCtcacttttttttgtgatcTTTGTATTCTTAACAGGTCGAGGTGGTGCCTCTATATATGGTAAACAGTTTGAAGATGAGCTGAACAGGGAACTGAAGTTCACAGGTGAGAACAGTTGTAAAATCGCAACTAAACAAAAGGTGTTAGATATGAAGAATTTGAGTGTCTCATTTAATTTATGTGTCTGTTTAGGTGCAGGGATTCTGGCGATGGCCAATGCCGGACCGGACACCAATGGAAGCCAGTTCTTCCTCACTCTGGGACCCACCCAGTGGTTGGATGGAAAGCACACTATATTTGGACGAGTATATCAGGGGATGGGGTTACTGAACCGCATCGGCATGGTGGAGACAAACAGTCAAGATCGTCCAATGGAGGATATCAAAATACTTAGAACCAATCTGCCCAATTgagataatgtatttttttttttttactgccctgtttgaataaataaataaatacctgTATAATTAGTTCACATGAAAAATCCAATTTTTTCCAGAGCAATGACTGGTTACTCACGGAATCAATCACCAAAAAAAAATGATCTAGTATTTCCCTCAAAacgtttaaaataaatctgtttgaAGTCTTTGTAGCAGATCCCCCAGACCGGTTCTATGATCTCAGCGTCTCAGTATTGATGCTTGATTAGCATTTATTGTTCACTCCTTCACTCACATTCATACACATAATAATTGAAACACAAATTTTGCACTGGAAAGTTTTATTAAACAAATTTCAAGTCATAAATAACTGTTTATGGCACAATAAGGTTTGTGACACATTCTAGCAGCAAATGGCTTGATACTCATTTGAAGGCCCAAGGAGGTAAATGTATTTGGCTTAACTTGGTCCTTGCATATTTAGCTAACTATGTAAAATAGTAAGATTTCACAAAGAAAATATGTGTAATAAAATAGAGTTCTTTGAATACTAACAATGccaacaatatattttttaaaagacaaCGCTGCTGTTAAATTTGTTTTGGCTCATTTTACATTGAGCTCAAATCATTACAGTAAAAAAGTAATTGGAAAAACCAGTAATGATAGACAATGTTGATGGTGTCGATAGTGTCAGGAGCTTTTCACAGTAGCAATCACAttgctttttaaaacatttgataaTGCTCCACCCATTGGAAGCACTGGTATAAAAGTGTCCCATTTTTGCAAGTGAACACTGTAATATTGTTAACTCTGAGGTATTTTAGATTTGCGTTGCAGGAAAAAGTTTGCAACTACTattttgtatatactgtatctGTCACAATGTCATCTAACAACATATTTATATAAGCATTTCATAAACTGTTCTATATTCCAATATATATCTTCATCGTAAATCATGTATTAATACCGGTGTGGCGACAAACTTAATCCAACATAAAACCCAGAAGCCACTGAGGAGGATGTGGTTTACAGGCAAACTAATGCACCTTCCAAGTTTTCCTTTGATGAGTGTGTTGAAAACAAGCGAGCTTAGAGAAGAACAAAGAGAGATGATGCTTCCTGCTTCCAAAGGTCCAACCAGTGGCATGATGGTTCTATACATGACCTCAAGTTCCCGTTTTCCAATGTAAACcaaaaaggaataaataaaataccagTTCACCACGACCAAGAAagtaacagaacaaaacaaaagattaaagAAGGAAAATACTAACAAAACtagtgtaaataaaacaaatgatccAAAATCCCAAAATCAGAAGGAGCCAAACAAACTAGATAAAAATAGCTCTAACAAATTCTAATCATTCTAATGTAGTAAACAATGTGCCGTACAAATtcctcaaaagaaaaaaaagaaattactgTCAAAGTGACATTCCACTATTTATCGCTCTTTCTTCCACCATTGCAATCAAATAGAGTAGAATTGATGTTTGTCATTTCCTTTGTCATCACGGGAAGGTCGTCTGCAGGCCGGCAGCTCGTCCTGATACGCTGCAGAAATGTAATCATACTGTTAAAGAAGAGCAcaggcagcagcacagaaaGCACAGGAAACACAGGTTCCACTTAAGTTTATAGATTCAAATccttcaaaaaaaaaacatttcaataccACTGACCTCCCACAGAGTCCCTTTTCCTCTGGCCAGTTTGCAGATCATGACGACTGGAATCATTACAAGAGACGATAAGGACAGGAACCAGCCGATCCAGTAAGCCCACCATGGATACACATACGAGTTGTTGAACCTCAGCGGGGTGTATCTCAGGACGAGAAATGCAAGTGTGCCCTGTGAAGTGTTAAAAAGAATATATTTACATTGAGGgattaaaatagaaaaatacatgtaaTGTACTCTGGACTGTTAACGACACTTACACTGCAAATGAGAGGGGTCACATACATCCAGCAGAACTTGAACAGGGACAGAGGTTTGTACCCGATCATGTCCTCAATGTTGTTACTGAAGCGTTCAGCACCTACGAGACAAACACATAACATTACTGTACATAGCTTACTACTTCTCCTgcttttgtacttttacttaagtattattataaatatggtGTTTTTACTTTTACCTCATACTGTGGTACtcctacttttatttatgtgaaacAGTGTTTAGTTCTTCTAGTGGTAATATTTTATTCTACCGAAAAGAAACTGGTGTTTAATGAACTGGTAAATTGGttaagttgaaaaaaaaaaaaggcaattaaTTACCAGTTGTACAGTAATCATACATAAATTACTGTATCATGGATTTTTATTCTAAGAGACATCATTCCATCTGCAAAAGCTGCCTTCATTAAAAATGATATAACCTCAGAGACCTCTACTGGCCTAAACTAATACTAACAGGCGTCTAACTTGTGCTGTCCAAACAAATTCCATATTTTCTCATAGAATTACAATGCAAATGATagctttaatttattttatcattacaaaacaattttttttccaaaatattCTACTGTGATATTGGTTGTTGAGTGGTTGATCTTTATGAGCTGAGTGTTTATCACTAAACCAAAACCCAAAGACTACTGCATGGTTGAAAGCTGTTTCTCACCATAAATCCACCCAATGATGACTGACTGGAATATTGCCATCAGCAGCAGAGTGGGACCACTGCACACGTAGTGATCAAAGATCTGCAGGATGTACGCTCCGGCCTACAATTCATACAGGCCAAGGATTGGTCAAAATAACAATTAATTTTTATTTTGCGATAAGTAAAACAGCTTAAACAGAAGTTAGCACTCATTGACTTCACTATGACTTTTACATGCTGTATATTGGGTATTGTCACCAATTACTTTAattatattggatttggctgcaacgctgtttacccctgaaactccagtagtgttttgtggactcaaactcttcacccacaccctccatcgacatagtggtgggtaaataaataataaataataagtgaatttaaatttttgggtgaactatccctttaatttaTCAGACTGCACATAAAGAAGCACGCTCACATGATGATCTCAACCTTACCACTGATGAATGGACTCACCTCTGACACCAATAAGAGACCTAACACATAACACAGAGCACTGATGAGCATCAGGAGAAGCTCTCTGCGGTATCCTCTCCGGATCTGGGAAGGGTAGATGTCTGCCAAAGAGGTCATGATGCTCTCGAGCCCAGCAAACTAGAAAGTGACAGAAAGTTAAGTGTAGGGACTTCCccgccccccccaaaaaatattacattttataagTAACATATAAGGAAGGCTGCTGACCTGACCGTCTATTCCTAACAAGATGATCATGGCGAAGAAGCACACAGACCAGACCTGAGGCCACGGCAGGAGAGTCACAGCCTGTGGGTACACTATGAAGACAAGGCCGGGGCCTGTGGAGAGAAACCATTACtgaaaagatcagtgttgtCTGATCGAGTGTTGACTTGGTCCTATAATAACCTAAGAAGGACAATGCCAGGAATGCTTTAATTCTATAAAGAGTGTCAGAGCCAATATGTGACAGAATGTacagataaaacaaaacaattaaatgtgTACTCCGGTAGAACCTTTTAATATTTACCAGTAATGAGAACAATCCAGTTGTCCtcaaatttttattattaaaatcttTAAGGAAATAGTGAGTCAAAATGTTGACACAACATCCTATTGTGTGAGAGTTTAAACGCTTTGCTCTAGATTCACATTCGTACCTGACTCAGCAACTGTCGAGATATCGATGCCCTGTTTCTGTGACATGTAGCCCAAAATTGAGAAGATGGCAAAGCCAGAAATAAAGCTGGTGCCACTGTTCAACAAGCACAGATAGAAGGAATCTCTGCAAAtcacaaacactgcagcatCAGTTTCTCTGATGTCATTATCGTGCATATAGGTAAAATAATACAAAGCACAGTAAAGGCAAGCTGACTTACACCTTTAAatccaaacaaaatgaaaacgaaTCAATGCCAATTTACAGATAAAACAGATTACTGAGGTTGACATTGAAATCAGAATATGACATGAGCTGTCTTATGTAATGAATCACATTACCTGTGTTTAGCAGTTTATTGTCAAGCCCTGTATTTGCAATATTGCAAGATTTAGCTGCGAACCATTTTGATGCTAATGATCTTATGAAGTACTCACCTGTAACAGTTGTTGTTGTACTTGTTGTAGCTCCCAAACGTAGTGAGACATCCCAAACATATAGCATAGGAATAAAATATTTGTGTTCCAGCATCCATCCAAACCTgcggaatatatatatatttgactgTCACAATAACCCAGTAAAAGTTAGAGAGCAGTCGGTGACGATGAGGATACCTGAGGGTCGGCGAGCCGTGCGAGGTTGGGGTACAGGTAGTACTTGATGCCATGGAGGGCTCCAGGAAGCGTCACCCCTCTGAGAAGCAGCAACACTAACATGACTAAGGGAAACGTGGCTGTGAAGTAGGTAGCCTGcatttgaacagaaaaaaacGTTGTTTTTTGCCACATTGAGAGTAGCTGGTGGGTGTGATCCTGCAAAGTTGTGGTGGTTTTCCAGTCCACCAAGATATTTCCCAAACCATCCTgtggtgttttaaaaaaaagcttttgattatttattatgaCTCCTGGTAAATATCTACCTGACCCACCATACATTTATAGAAGGTGGCAGTTAAACTGTAATGACTTTTCTGAAAGTTACCAGGGACTTTGGGGGCCCCAGGCAAAATGGACCTGCCCTTGACATTCTTGTCTTCAAGCAaacaaaaatatgcaaaactgtaaaaaaaagttcTCTAAGTTCTCACCTAAATCTCATTCTTGTGGACCGACATTTGCTTTTTTCTCAAATTGGGCCCCAGGCATTTGCTTGCTTTGCCCACCCTGTTGCAACATGATGGTGAATTCCCTGAAGCCAAAGGAGTAGTAGTTTAGGCTTGGACTCAAACCATATAATGATTATTTTGACAGATATTGAGGTTGTCACCAATTAAaagaaattataatttttacTGGGGTTTACTGGGATACCTTACAAGTCTGTTCCCTCATATATGAGGATTAGGATTTGTAGGCTGGGGGCTTCTCAGATGTGGCACAATGCTTCATTTATAATGGAATGTTATCTCCTGAACGACTGTAGCAGTGCAGATTTGACAATTGCATTCAGCCACATTGCGCCTTGCTTGAACCTTAAGATGAAACTGTGAAACTCCATGTAAGTAAAGGTATGGGACCTCAGAAGAAAGTTGAAGAATTTCACAAAATAATGTTTCAGCATTTGGGACACAGTCCGGACAAAGGTTGATCTGTAGCTGAGATTGTTCTGTGAATTACAGTGTCAGTGTTAGATACCTTCCATGTTGTTACATCTGCCCCATGGACTTTTTCTACCATGCCCTCTACCTCTTGTTCTGGGTACTGCTAACCGGCTACCACTCCCTGAAgtgttctccctgtgtgtgtggttgtctgcAGGTGCAGAGCAGAGCCTCACTCATCTGTCATCAAGCCTCCATGCTGACAGATCCTAGCATCTGTTACCACTCGTCCTGTTCTGTCTCGGGTCCTTGCACTCTGGATAACCTTCTGAACCTATTACCTTTACCCCATCACTCCTGCCTCAGCCGTGAGCTCCTGGCTCCCCTCTCACAGCTCCATCTCTT
It encodes:
- the ppil1 gene encoding peptidyl-prolyl cis-trans isomerase-like 1 encodes the protein MSGIPPDTWQPPTVAFETTMGTVVLELYWKHAPKTCKNFAELARRGYFNNTKFHRIIKNFMVQGGDPTGTGRGGASIYGKQFEDELNRELKFTGAGILAMANAGPDTNGSQFFLTLGPTQWLDGKHTIFGRVYQGMGLLNRIGMVETNSQDRPMEDIKILRTNLPN
- the slc6a11a gene encoding solute carrier family 6 member 11a; translation: MTSQTIQERGKWDSKTEFILSTVGAIIGLGNVWRFPYLCYKNGGGAFFIPYILFLVTCGIPLFVLEIALGQYTSQGGIMCWRKLCPLFEGIGYASQIILFYGCISYMVILAWAFFYLFASLSGELPWATCNNTWNTDACVVLNDYNHTANWTSSLNMSSSVLEFWQRRVLNISTGIETLGNIRWDLALCLLLAWIICYFCVWKGVRSTGKATYFTATFPLVMLVLLLLRGVTLPGALHGIKYYLYPNLARLADPQVWMDAGTQIFYSYAICLGCLTTFGSYNKYNNNCYRDSFYLCLLNSGTSFISGFAIFSILGYMSQKQGIDISTVAESGPGLVFIVYPQAVTLLPWPQVWSVCFFAMIILLGIDGQFAGLESIMTSLADIYPSQIRRGYRRELLLMLISALCYVLGLLLVSEAGAYILQIFDHYVCSGPTLLLMAIFQSVIIGWIYGAERFSNNIEDMIGYKPLSLFKFCWMYVTPLICSGTLAFLVLRYTPLRFNNSYVYPWWAYWIGWFLSLSSLVMIPVVMICKLARGKGTLWERIRTSCRPADDLPVMTKEMTNINSTLFDCNGGRKSDK